Genomic DNA from Oligoflexus sp.:
CCGGTGTTGATTGTCATTTTTTTCGCAGAAAACAACATGGGACATTGGCTTGAGCTGCTCAATTTCTTTTTATTCAAAAGCTGGCGTAATGCTGGCTATTTTTATGTACGGAGTTCGAAGAACTCCGGACTCTCCAGTAAAAAACCGTAAGAGAGAATCATAATAAATACAGGCATATCTGGAAAGGTTTCAAGAAGTTCAGGTCAGAAGATGGAACCGTTTAGATATACTTCCTTGTAAAGAGACAGTTTGGAACATATCTCATTTTCTTCCAGGATGTGAATCGGTATATTGAATCCTTATGTTCAAAGCACTGAGGATTCCACCAATGACCGATGCGAAAGAAGAAACGCTGAAGATGTTTGCAGAGAGAAAAGCCGCTTTCGATTCTCTATCTCATGATGGAACAACCCACGCTGTCTCAGAGCGTTTGCGGGTTTGGATCAAAGCAACTATCGAAAAAATGCGTGAACATCTTGTGGAAGAAGAAGTCCTGCGTTTCGTTCCTGCGAACCAACTGGAACATTTCCGACGTGTCGCTGCCAACTCTCATGAAGAGTTTGAACTGCATGGTGACCTCACCGATCACATCAGAGACAAGCTCAGGATATTGCCTGAGTCGATTGCTGCACATCCAGAGCAATTTCTGATTGCCTTAAAAAACCCCACCATTCCTTCAGCGGATCCTTATTTCGCAATGATGCACCCAACTGTCGTTGCGCACGCGAAGCGCAGGTTTGATTACAAAGAGTATGCCGATGCCGTTGAAGCTGCTCTGAAGGAAGTCAACGTCCGAGTCAAGGAATATGTGAAGCACAAGACTCAGAAGGAAAGTGATGGGACGGGCTTGATGACGTTTGCGTTCTCGCTTAAGGACCCAATCGTTGTGCTCGCGGATCTAAGTACCCAGAGCGGCAGAGACGAGCAAGATGGTTACGCCAGGATCTTCGCGGGGTCGATACTGGGGATTCGGAATCCCAAAGCGCACAATAACCTCACCATCACTCCGGAACGTTGTATTCACCTCCTGATGCTGGCGAGTCTCCTTATGTTCAAACTCGATGAGGCGAATGTTCCATGATCAGGTCGCGGCGGTCAGCAAAGGATTTCCACCTAACCACGCACTCCTATAACCAATCGACCGTTAGTCGTGAAGATAAATTCCCAGATCTCCTTCGACGGTTCGGGTGGTTTGGGATTCGTTTCAAGCTTGGGTTTCTCAGTCATGGCGGTTCCTCCTTGCTTGAAGATGCCAGCACGCCTGCGCTAAAGCCGGCGGAAAAGCGTGAGTTCGGCGGCTGATCCAGGTCATAGGAGTTTTTGTGTTCACGGTGCAGGTCACCGTGTGGAACACGCTGCCGTGCGGAGTGGATGTGCGGTGAAATCAATTGCGTCATATTTGCGTCGCATGCGCGTGGGAATAGCGACGGGAGAACCTGGACGTGCGTTATTTCAACTATGGGCTACCGACAGAACTTCTGCAGTAAGCGATCCTTCAGCTGTATATCCAGGTTTCCAGCCTGCGCTTCATCGAATTTTGCAACCGGCTGGGAATAGCGGCCTCAATAAAGTAAGCAATGCCTGCCTCTGAACGATTGAACGTTATACGAGGAAACCTGATTGACTTTGTCACCGGCTTCTGATGCTATTGAGATATCGCACGGGTCGCCGGTATGCCTTGCGCATGCCACTAGGCATTTTATCTGTGCACAATGCCCAGCCCTGAAAATGGGCTGATCTTCAGGGCCTTGCTTCTGCAAGGTCTGAGGACGTTATTGTGCAAAAAACAGATAAAGTACCAGCAGACCCTCGTCCCCGTTCACTTTCAGCATCGCTGATCTCACGCTCTCCACATCCGGCTCCTGCGCAAGTTGCCGCAGGTCCCTGGTCGGACCCCAATGAAAAGCTTTTGTCCGCTGCTGAGGTGGCTGATTTACTCGGCTACAAGCAAAAGACCATCTACAAGTGGCTGGAAGAGGGGTTGATCCCTACGGAGGCTGTTCTCAAAAATGGCCGTCGTGTTCGGTTCTGGCGCAACAAACTTCTCGCCTCCTGGTCGTCCAGGCCACTGAGCATGCGTCCCAAAAAGCAAATCAAGGTCACTATTCACCAGGAACGTGGAAAAGCCCGTGCCATGTGGCGTTTTTCTCAGAAAAAGTACTCGCAATCTTTTGATACGAAAGAGGAGGCGGAAAAATTCAAGACCGACTTTCAGCATGCCTGGGAACGTGGCCAGCTGGTTCCGGAGATTTTCTCCAAGGAGGACACGCGGAAAGCCTACGAGGAGCATCTGAAGAAGGCGCTCGGGGCTGCTCCAGCAACAGCCCACTATATCGACCAATTGCAGGTTGAGTCGAGCCGATCGGAATCGGCGAACCATCACGCAGATCATCGCCGCACCTTTGCTGAAGCTTTTGAGTGGTTCATGGAGAACTATAGTGCGCTCCAGGATACTCCCGCCAGCCAGATGCAAAACCGCAGCCTTTATAACGTTCACCTCAAAGAGCCTCTGGGCGATTTGCCGTTGGCTTCCATCACCAGCCGACAGCTTAAGGAATTTCAGACCAGCCTTACGCAAAAACCAAAGTCTTCCGGTGGAAAGGCTTCGGATGAACCCATTTCGGCAAAGACGGTCAGGAATATCTTCGCAGTGGTGCGAAGCGTTTTCCGAGAAGCCTACGTGGCGAACTTCGTGTATCGCAATCCCACGGTTGGCATTAAAGATCCCCGGTACAGGAAAAAGCAGTCCAGGATCTGGACTGAAGAGGAAAGGGATCGCTTTTTTGAATGCTGCATTAAGCTTGATCCTGATCTCCACGACATTATCGGGCTGTATGCGTATACCGGCATGAGGTTGGGCGAACTGGCAGCGTTGACTCCTGAGCAAGTCTTTGAGGACAGGATTCACGTTTGCCAGAAAAAGTGTTTCAAAACGAATGAGATCCAGGATTTCCTGAAATGCAAGCTTGAACCCCGTGATGCGCCCATGAATTGGAAAATCCGGGAATTTATTCGCGGCCGTGAGAAAGGTCCAAAGGATGTGCCGATGTTTTCATATGATTTTCGTCATCTCTCGTCGAGACATTTTCGGAAGATGCAGTTAAAGGCGGGCGTTCCCGTTATCACAGTTCATGGCCTGCGGCATACCTTCGGGACGATGATGTGTGATAAAAATCCGCACTACCATGTAGTTGGATCTATGATGGGTCACGCCAGCATTAAGACAACCATGGGCTACGTTCGGGTCTTGGGTAAACAGTGGAAGGAAGCTGCAGATGCATTGCTGCCAAACGATCAACCTGTTTCTGGCGATTAGCGGTCTGATGCAGATCTGTTGAATCAATGGGTGGCGCAATCCCGGTAAAACCCTTGCGTCACCCCGCTTTCATAGGCAGAAATTCCGCCGTATTGAGGTCGTAAAATCCTGTGACCTGTGATATGGAACGGACGTTCTTTGACAACTTTGTTGCGATTCAAAAGGCCGCAATCGCGGTCGGCGGGAGGAATCCCGCAGGGTACTGAGGGAGCCTTGGAGTCTAAGAAAGGCTTTCAGTATGAGCATTCATCAGGAAAATCTATCGTATCGTGTCCGCTGGAGATCGGAAGGAAAGCAAAAGTCAAAAACCTTTGCGACGCAAACCGAGGCTGAAGATTTTGAGCGGGAGCGGCTGCAGAAGGAAGCTTCTGAGACTCCGCGAAGATCAGCGCCAAGGTTGGTGCAAAAACCTTCAGGTTCAAATGATCAGTCCGGGATGAAGTTTAAGGACTTCGCCTCCTACTGGCTGGAGACCCACGCCTGCGCCCACAAGGAAATCGGTTCGGTGAAGGGAGATCGGCAGATGCTGCGTGATCACCTTGTCCCAAGGCTTGGCGAGAGGTCTGTGACGAGCATCAGCGCTCGTGATCTTGCTGAACTTCAAGGTGAACTCGTCAAAAAGGAAATCTCACGAAAGACGGTCAATAACATCATGGGTCTTTTGAAGAAGATCCTGAGGAGCGCTGTTGACTGGAGGTATATCGAGGACCATCCTGGCAGCAGCGTTAAACCCCTTCGCATCGCACCACAGGCGATGCGCCACTGGTCGGAGAGGGATCAGAAAAAATTCCTCGAATGGGCCATGACCAGGGACAGGTTGATCTACGAGATCGTGGCTGTGGCGCTCTACACAGGGATGAGGCGTGGAGAAATGGAAGCCCTCAAGAGGGACTGCCTGAACTTTGAGGATAAAGTCATCATCGTCCGGCGCAGCGTCTGCAGCACGACCCACGAGATCCGTGATCATACCAAAGGGAAAAACATCAGGATGGTTCCCATGAACGATGTCGTCCTTGAGATCCTGAGGACGCGTGAGCGGCTGCCACTCGATTCTCTGGTGCTTCCCTGTGACTATGATCATTTTGTTGAGAAGAAGTTCAAACCCGCCCAGCGGAGTGCTGGGCTTGAGAACGTCATCAACTTCCATGCACTGCGCCATACCTTTGGAACTCAGATGGCCAGCAAGGGTGTGCCGCTGCCACTGGTCAAAATGCTGATGGGCCACAGGGAAATCAAAACCACCATGGGATATCTGCACACTGACAGCAAGCACTTGCGCGGTGCCACCGACATCTTGTTGAGAGGATAAAATGGAAGTGGATAGATGGAACCCTTACGGAACAAGGAACGGAACACCAACTGTTCCGCAAACGTTCCTTTTTGTTCCGCACAAGACGCAAAAAAACCGAGGCGGCTGTCACCAAAACCTCGGTTTTTCTTGATCTTTCCACTGGAAATCTTCTAAGAAGATACTGGTCGGGGCGACAGGATTCGAACCTGCGACCTCATGGTCCCAAACCACGCGCGCTACCAACTGCGCTACGCCCCGGCTCCAATGTGGAGATAGAGTTTCTACTGTAATATCCGCAGCGGTTCAACATGATTTCGGTGGAGGCCGGAAGAAAATTGGTATTGAATGGCGCAAGTGTCGGTGCAGGTGTGTGTCGATTTGCCTTAATGAGGTTCCATGCTCGCTTGCGATCCGTGGAAAAGGCCTCGATCCCTGTAGCGTTTTAAGGCCTGGTTGAAGCCGCACCCAAGAACCGCGACAAAACATCCAGGAAGCATACTTCGGTTTTCGATCTTAGGATACGATGACTGGTCGCCTGTCGAAGAATGCTTCCCACTCTGAGATGGAAAAAGAGGAAGTTCTATCGCCTAACCCTTCGGCGTCGCTTTGATATCGGGAAATACTCAAAAACGGATGGAAAAGGCAATTTGACCCAAATCGTTTTCGCATTCGACTTTGACACTCAAGGATCTTTTGGATTTAAACGGAAGTCCTGATCTTGAAGTCTTTGACTTTGACCCTGAATATAAACGATCCATCCCCCAGTGGCTATCTGAAGAGCCGGAACAGGATGGATCGCCCTACCTCAACCACAAACTCTGCCGCAAATCCCCCTGATCCGGCCCAAAGCGCGACGGCGCGTTGGGATTCAACAACGGAATAACCCGACGCCCCCGCAGCTGAACATGCTCAATGGAATCCCCATAAATCACATCCAAAAGCTCATGCAAAACCCCTTGCGACTGCATCTCTAAAAGCCCCTTCTCAGTAGCCGCAGCCAGCTCGGTCTTATTCCTTGCAAAGAAAATCTGCTGAGACGCCGGATACGAAAGCAAAAGATAAGGATCAAAATCCAACTCATCCAAAGGCCGAGCCAGCAATTCATCCCGCACCTCATAAACCGCCCGCGTAATCCCATCACACCGATCCATCAGCAACTCATCAAACAGCTCACTCGTCTGCTTCCGTGTAAGGATGGGAATGCCAGCCGCCTCGAAAACCTGCCGATCCGGCCAATCGGCTCCCACACAAACACGGAAACTCCGCAGATCCTCGATCTTCCGCACATTCTTAAACTGCTGAATCTTCTTCTTCCGCACAATAAAAACCCGCCGACCCATAAGCCCCTGAGCAATATCCACAGGCGCACTCACATACCGTTTTTCCCTCTCGATACTGGCCTGAGTCGCAACCGCATCAATGAAAGGATTCAACTCATTCAAACTCTCCAAGGCCTTTTTCTGATCCAAGGATTTATCAATCAAATACTGCACCGGACTCTGAAAATACGATGACTTATCATTCACAGGCTGCGCCAGTGCCAACTCCAAAGCAAAGATCGCAGCCAGAATATGCGTGTCATTGGGCCGATCAGCAGCACGCACAACCAGGGGAACACTATTCGATCGTTTCGCACGATCCGGCGACAGCTTCACAAACTGCTCGATCAAGCGCAAGGGTCGATAGAGCCCCTGCCACTCGGGGCGAAAGCGCTCCTGAGCCAGACGCGCGAGACGTACCAGATCCGCTTCCGCCTTTTTATGCCACTGATCCCAGTTGGAAAAACCGAGCGGTGGTTCATGCGGCAGATAGGGATTTTTTATGACAATACGCTTGCGCTCCAGCCAGCCCGCACGCAGGATGGCGGGACCAAAATGCTCGATGAAAAGACGATCCATCGTGCCGTTGGCTTCGAGCACCTGAAGACCTTTTTCCAGCCTTTGAGCCAGGATTTTTTCGTTCTTGTTCACATAAAGATAAAAAGGAGCCGGATAAGCCAGCGCCCAGCCTTCCGTCCAATCCAACTCACGAAAACCGCGGGTCCGCAATTCATCCCAACCTTCATGAACAGCGCGAGTCAGAAGATCAAAGCGCTCACCCTGGAGCATCGTAAAAAGAAGATCATAGCGCGCCGAGGTCTGTATGCGAAGGCCAGCCCTCTTCATGATATCGCCGTCGACCCACCCTTGACCCACACCGATGTTGTATTTCTTTAAAGCCTCAAGCGAGCGGATCGCATCCAATTCCTGACGTCTTTCCGGCCTTATCAGAAAAATTCTTTCACCCAAAACCGTTGCGGCAATCGAAATGCGGATAGGCAGAAGTTTTTCATCCAAGTCAGGACTCGCAAAACTCGAAACCACATGAACGAAATCCTTGCCTTGCTGAACGGAAGCCAAAGCGCGGCTGCGATTCATCCAAAGATCGGTTTCACCCGTGGAATGAACCTCCACGGGCTCCAGTTTATCAGCGTCCACATCCAGCGCCGCTTTCACGACCGCCAGAGTATGATTCAAACGAAAATCGAAGATAGCTTCGGAACCATAGACATAGATGCGTCGGGGCGGTTCTGAAGACTTGCCCCTTAGGTCCTCGACACGTGTGACGAGAAGCAGAAGAATAGACCAGTATCCAATCTGTTTTAACGGCACAGCATTATCCTTGAGCTGCAGCCCTGCATTGGGCTGCGGTCAGGTGGAAATGGAAGCTTCTGACCTTAATATACCCGCCTTGGATCGTGAGCACCAACGTGAATTACGTTGTACGAAACTTACCATAACCATGATCGTAGCTCGGGGATGTATGGCCGTGGAAGCCTTGCCATGCGAGGTGTCAGGGTGCGGACGTCAGGCGACCTGCAGATTGGGATTCGCGAGAGGCCAGGAAAGAATATCCTGCATCGCAAGTTCCATTTCAAAAGCGAAGGCCCGGTAGCCATCCGCGGTGGCGGGAGCCGTATAGCGAACATGAATGCTTCCGCCCAGCTTTTCGCAGGTGCTGCGCACCGCATCCATGCCGATTCCGCGACCGGATGTTTCGGAAATACTATCCTTGACGCTGAAGCCCTGAGCGAAGATGAACT
This window encodes:
- a CDS encoding TIGR02391 family protein; protein product: MTDAKEETLKMFAERKAAFDSLSHDGTTHAVSERLRVWIKATIEKMREHLVEEEVLRFVPANQLEHFRRVAANSHEEFELHGDLTDHIRDKLRILPESIAAHPEQFLIALKNPTIPSADPYFAMMHPTVVAHAKRRFDYKEYADAVEAALKEVNVRVKEYVKHKTQKESDGTGLMTFAFSLKDPIVVLADLSTQSGRDEQDGYARIFAGSILGIRNPKAHNNLTITPERCIHLLMLASLLMFKLDEANVP
- a CDS encoding site-specific integrase, whose translation is MKFKDFASYWLETHACAHKEIGSVKGDRQMLRDHLVPRLGERSVTSISARDLAELQGELVKKEISRKTVNNIMGLLKKILRSAVDWRYIEDHPGSSVKPLRIAPQAMRHWSERDQKKFLEWAMTRDRLIYEIVAVALYTGMRRGEMEALKRDCLNFEDKVIIVRRSVCSTTHEIRDHTKGKNIRMVPMNDVVLEILRTRERLPLDSLVLPCDYDHFVEKKFKPAQRSAGLENVINFHALRHTFGTQMASKGVPLPLVKMLMGHREIKTTMGYLHTDSKHLRGATDILLRG
- a CDS encoding tyrosine-type recombinase/integrase produces the protein MQKTDKVPADPRPRSLSASLISRSPHPAPAQVAAGPWSDPNEKLLSAAEVADLLGYKQKTIYKWLEEGLIPTEAVLKNGRRVRFWRNKLLASWSSRPLSMRPKKQIKVTIHQERGKARAMWRFSQKKYSQSFDTKEEAEKFKTDFQHAWERGQLVPEIFSKEDTRKAYEEHLKKALGAAPATAHYIDQLQVESSRSESANHHADHRRTFAEAFEWFMENYSALQDTPASQMQNRSLYNVHLKEPLGDLPLASITSRQLKEFQTSLTQKPKSSGGKASDEPISAKTVRNIFAVVRSVFREAYVANFVYRNPTVGIKDPRYRKKQSRIWTEEERDRFFECCIKLDPDLHDIIGLYAYTGMRLGELAALTPEQVFEDRIHVCQKKCFKTNEIQDFLKCKLEPRDAPMNWKIREFIRGREKGPKDVPMFSYDFRHLSSRHFRKMQLKAGVPVITVHGLRHTFGTMMCDKNPHYHVVGSMMGHASIKTTMGYVRVLGKQWKEAADALLPNDQPVSGD